In Streptomyces alboniger, the following are encoded in one genomic region:
- a CDS encoding non-ribosomal peptide synthetase, with protein MSGRIADVLPLTPVQEGLYFHAVRDAEGPDPYLVQARFHIGPAIAADTVRAALGALMERHPNLRACFRHERLDRPVQVIPHTVAVPWTEADLTGRDAAELESATERLLAEDRTRRFDLARPPAVRALFVRHDTGGELVLSFHHILLDGWSVPVLERDLAALATGRSLPPAVPYRQYALWLGRQDQGLAETAWREALAGLERQAPLASQGEAAPGEVTSAEAVSGATDEGDRADRPDTVRLHLTAELTAALTRRAAEAGVTLNTLTQAAWALVLARMTGGRDLVFGGVVSGRPHDLPGAGEMVGLFINTLPVRVRLRDGETVGELLARVQDEQWRLVPYHHVRLTDVQRMAGHGPGAGRGAGPGAGSASPGELFDSVLAFENFPRGARQARGDGPDVVRVTDVRDATHYPVTLAVVAGERMLLAVGCRRGIPAAAVAARMVRAFEQLAGDPATPVDRIDVLPEEEHRHLLARSEGAPAAVAGSATVTGRFAAQAARTPDAPAVESGDDILTYARLAAESDRLAARLVAAGAGPGATVALLLGRSPSLVVAQLAVLKAGACWLPLDPAQPAERLARLLAGASAGLVLTEGGPAVRLPASVRRIDVRGDAPEGVEVTAPSHPESAACVMYTSGSTGEPKAVVIPQRAIAELAADGRFRSGGRGGEPDPAGAHRRVLLHSPHTFDAATYEVWVPLLNGGTVVICPDEPVTPALLARVLPERRVTALWLTAELFRLVAELAPMSLRGLREVWTGGDVVDPEAVRRVREHCPGTVVVNGYGPTETTVFATAHRVPGTVPGGPLPIGRPLDGTRVHILDARLRPVPDGCVGEVYIAGSGLAHGYLSDPSASAERFVPDPLGPPGTRMYRTGDLAHRTPDGTLAFAGRADTQLKIRGFRIEPAEVEAALRTCPGVARAIVAARPAPGGGKRLVAWLVLEDPEPGSTSGAPAPTANAPGTPAPDAPALGTPTITPDSLSRIRDAASRVLPPHLLPTAWARIDAVPLTPHGKTDRAALPEPPAPAGPEASRAPLTAREKELCALFGEALGGAEAGPDTDFFASGGHSLSALRLAGRIEAAWGVRVPVATLFAAPTPARLLARLDGPAPDPDPDGADAESLAPLLTLRADGDRAPLFCVHPGLGVSWAYAALLPHLAQDRPVYALQTPALSAPDRQLPRTVDALAEAYVELIRAVRPRGPYLLLGRSFGGPVAHEMAVRLRADGEDVALLAVVDAMPKPPDIARTPLDPAVVDAEARRILQEEGAALDGIGERRLAALTDAIAHHVTLGRSWDPSPYDGPVTLFAATRDPEAIPTEDKAAAWRRAAATVDVHELACAHADVLDAEPAARIAAVLENVLAGPQAPSKGE; from the coding sequence ATGAGCGGGCGGATCGCGGACGTACTGCCGCTCACCCCGGTGCAGGAAGGGCTGTACTTCCATGCCGTGCGGGACGCGGAGGGGCCCGACCCCTACCTCGTGCAGGCCCGCTTCCACATCGGGCCCGCGATCGCCGCCGACACGGTACGGGCCGCGCTCGGCGCCCTCATGGAGCGGCACCCCAACCTCCGCGCCTGCTTCCGGCACGAACGGCTCGACCGCCCCGTGCAGGTGATCCCGCACACCGTCGCCGTGCCGTGGACCGAGGCCGACCTGACCGGTCGTGACGCGGCCGAACTGGAGTCCGCGACCGAGCGGTTGCTGGCCGAGGACCGCACCCGCCGCTTCGACCTGGCACGCCCGCCCGCCGTCCGCGCCCTGTTCGTACGGCACGACACCGGCGGCGAACTCGTCCTCTCCTTCCACCACATCCTGCTCGACGGCTGGTCGGTCCCGGTCCTGGAGCGTGACCTCGCGGCCCTGGCCACCGGCCGGTCCCTGCCGCCCGCCGTGCCCTACCGGCAGTACGCGCTGTGGCTCGGCCGCCAGGACCAGGGCCTCGCGGAGACGGCCTGGCGCGAGGCGCTCGCGGGGCTGGAGCGGCAGGCGCCGCTCGCCTCGCAGGGGGAGGCGGCCCCGGGGGAGGTCACCTCGGCGGAGGCTGTTTCGGGGGCGACGGACGAGGGGGATCGCGCGGACCGGCCCGACACGGTCCGCCTGCACCTCACCGCGGAGCTGACCGCCGCCCTCACCCGCCGCGCCGCCGAGGCGGGCGTCACCCTCAACACGCTGACGCAGGCCGCCTGGGCCCTGGTGCTCGCCCGGATGACCGGCGGGCGGGACCTGGTCTTCGGCGGCGTCGTCTCGGGCCGCCCGCACGACCTGCCCGGAGCGGGCGAGATGGTGGGCCTGTTCATCAACACGCTGCCGGTGCGGGTCCGGCTGCGCGACGGGGAGACCGTCGGCGAACTGCTGGCCCGCGTCCAGGACGAACAGTGGCGCCTCGTCCCGTACCACCATGTGCGGCTGACGGACGTACAACGCATGGCGGGCCACGGTCCGGGTGCGGGGCGTGGTGCCGGGCCGGGCGCAGGGTCCGCGTCCCCGGGGGAACTCTTCGACTCGGTCCTCGCGTTCGAGAACTTCCCGCGCGGGGCGCGGCAGGCGCGGGGCGACGGCCCGGACGTCGTGCGCGTGACGGACGTACGGGACGCCACGCACTACCCCGTGACGCTGGCCGTCGTCGCGGGGGAGCGGATGCTCCTCGCGGTGGGCTGCCGGCGCGGCATCCCCGCTGCGGCGGTCGCGGCCCGCATGGTGCGGGCCTTCGAGCAGCTCGCGGGCGACCCCGCGACGCCGGTGGACCGGATCGACGTACTCCCCGAGGAGGAGCACAGGCACCTGCTCGCCCGCTCCGAGGGCGCCCCGGCGGCGGTGGCCGGGTCCGCCACGGTGACCGGACGGTTCGCCGCGCAGGCGGCCCGTACGCCGGACGCGCCCGCCGTAGAGAGCGGCGACGACATCCTCACGTACGCCCGACTGGCCGCGGAATCCGACCGCCTGGCCGCCCGCCTCGTCGCGGCGGGCGCCGGGCCGGGCGCCACCGTGGCCCTGCTCCTGGGCCGCTCACCGTCCCTGGTCGTGGCGCAACTGGCGGTGCTGAAGGCAGGGGCGTGCTGGCTGCCGCTGGATCCGGCACAGCCGGCGGAGAGGCTGGCGCGGCTGCTGGCCGGGGCGTCGGCGGGACTGGTGCTGACGGAGGGCGGGCCGGCGGTGCGGCTGCCCGCGTCCGTACGCCGGATCGACGTGCGCGGGGACGCGCCCGAGGGCGTGGAGGTCACCGCGCCGTCGCACCCGGAGTCGGCGGCGTGCGTGATGTACACGTCCGGTTCGACCGGTGAGCCCAAGGCGGTCGTGATCCCGCAGCGGGCCATCGCGGAACTGGCCGCCGACGGACGTTTCCGCTCGGGGGGCCGGGGCGGTGAGCCGGACCCGGCGGGGGCGCACCGCCGTGTGCTGCTCCACAGCCCCCACACCTTCGACGCCGCCACGTACGAGGTCTGGGTCCCGCTCCTGAACGGCGGCACGGTGGTGATCTGCCCCGACGAGCCCGTGACCCCGGCCCTGCTGGCGCGCGTGCTGCCCGAGCGGCGCGTCACCGCACTGTGGCTCACGGCGGAACTGTTCCGCTTGGTCGCGGAGTTGGCGCCGATGTCGCTGCGCGGGCTGCGTGAGGTGTGGACCGGGGGTGACGTGGTCGACCCCGAAGCGGTGCGCCGCGTGCGGGAGCACTGCCCCGGCACGGTCGTGGTGAACGGTTACGGCCCCACGGAGACGACCGTGTTCGCCACGGCCCACCGCGTGCCGGGGACCGTCCCCGGCGGCCCGCTGCCGATCGGGCGCCCGCTGGACGGCACGCGCGTCCACATCCTCGACGCCCGCCTGCGCCCTGTGCCGGACGGCTGCGTGGGGGAGGTCTACATCGCCGGATCCGGCCTGGCCCACGGCTACTTGTCCGACCCTTCCGCCTCGGCCGAACGCTTCGTCCCCGACCCGCTCGGCCCGCCCGGCACCCGTATGTACCGCACGGGAGACCTGGCACACCGGACCCCCGACGGCACCCTCGCCTTCGCGGGCCGAGCCGACACCCAACTGAAGATCCGCGGCTTCCGCATCGAACCGGCGGAGGTGGAGGCGGCCCTGCGCACCTGCCCGGGTGTCGCCCGCGCCATAGTCGCGGCGAGGCCCGCGCCGGGCGGCGGGAAGCGGCTGGTGGCCTGGCTGGTACTGGAGGACCCCGAGCCCGGCAGCACGTCCGGCGCCCCGGCGCCGACAGCGAACGCCCCCGGCACCCCGGCACCCGACGCCCCCGCGCTCGGCACCCCCACCATCACCCCCGACTCCCTCTCCCGGATCCGCGACGCCGCCTCCCGCGTCCTCCCCCCGCACCTCCTGCCCACCGCCTGGGCCCGCATCGACGCCGTGCCCCTCACGCCGCACGGCAAGACCGATCGTGCCGCGCTGCCGGAACCCCCGGCCCCGGCCGGGCCGGAGGCCTCGCGGGCGCCGCTTACCGCGAGGGAGAAGGAGCTGTGCGCCCTGTTCGGTGAGGCGCTCGGCGGGGCGGAGGCCGGGCCGGATACCGACTTCTTCGCGTCCGGCGGGCACTCGCTGAGCGCGCTGCGGCTCGCCGGGCGGATCGAGGCGGCCTGGGGCGTACGGGTCCCCGTGGCCACCCTCTTCGCCGCGCCGACGCCCGCCCGTCTCCTCGCCCGCTTGGACGGCCCCGCCCCCGACCCCGACCCCGACGGCGCCGACGCCGAGAGCCTGGCACCGCTGCTCACGCTCCGCGCCGACGGCGACCGCGCCCCGCTGTTCTGCGTGCACCCGGGGCTCGGCGTGAGCTGGGCCTATGCCGCGCTGCTGCCCCACCTCGCCCAGGACCGCCCGGTATACGCGCTCCAGACGCCCGCCCTGTCCGCGCCCGACCGCCAACTACCGCGGACCGTGGACGCGTTGGCCGAGGCGTACGTCGAGCTGATCCGCGCCGTCCGCCCCCGCGGCCCCTACCTCCTGCTCGGCAGGTCCTTCGGCGGCCCCGTCGCCCACGAGATGGCGGTGCGGCTGCGCGCCGACGGCGAGGACGTCGCCCTGCTCGCCGTGGTGGACGCCATGCCCAAGCCGCCGGACATCGCCCGTACCCCGCTCGACCCGGCCGTCGTCGACGCGGAGGCCCGGCGCATCCTCCAGGAGGAGGGAGCCGCGCTCGACGGCATCGGCGAACGCCGCCTCGCGGCACTCACCGACGCCATCGCCCATCACGTCACCCTCGGCAGGAGCTGGGACCCGTCCCCCTACGACGGCCCCGTCACCCTCTTCGCCGCGACCCGCGATCCCGAAGCCATCCCCACCGAGGACAAGGCCGCGGCCTGGCGCCGCGCCGCCGCGACGGTCGACGTGCACGAGCTGGCCTGCGCCCACGCCGACGTCCTCGACGCGGAACCGGCCGCGCGGATCGCCGCGGTACTCGAAAACGTCCTTGCCGGCCCCCAGGCCCCCTCCAAGGGAGAGTGA
- a CDS encoding non-ribosomal peptide synthetase — MDTPHPADQADPAHPVDQADPAQPVEEYEFPVSDAQSRLLVLDRMNPGTAQYNVPAAFAVHGPFDLGALTGALEAVVARHEALRTVFRTAADGSQTQIVAATGRAHLTVEKDVRAHEVDDRMRADGARPFDLATGPLLRCTVYAVDDGSHRVLLVAHHLICDGWSLGVILRDLSTAYENESGGDDPIRPLRPLPELPLQYPDFAAWQRERQAAGAYAEAVAHWAGRLRGAPEVVSLPLDRPRPAVRSAAGAEERFLVDAGLHARLGEAARARGATPFMALFAAYVAFLGRLSGRDDLVIGFPVSGRDRPELQEMVGMLTNTLALRVDLSGDPSYGELIGRIRAELLAGQPYQDAPFETVVNTLAPARDTSHDPVVQLVFAYDDDTELSLALKGARVERVELALDIAKFDFHLHVERWTDGLAAHFIYRTALFEAATVRAWVRNFQALLDAALAHPDAPLSTLDTVPPQERRRALAAADRTAEAAPTDRLVPDLIADVAAARPDATALVCGDVRLSYRELLDRADALAARLRAAGVRPGFRAGLLLPRSAEMGIAALAVLRAGGAYVPLDQAHPHARLTHMVETSGTGLLITAAETVAQGERLGVPCLRADVPENTGPTPPPPATGPTPQDLAYVLFTSGSTGVPKGVAVEHRALLNLTRAVRPAFPVTVDDRVLQFVSFGFDVAVSDLFFPWIVGAELHIARDDERLGEALYARLRDSRITYVALPPSAAMLLPDLPDSEGRLPHLRTLVVGGEPCPAELVERLSGPGRRIVNAYGPSEATVYATTADLEPGEPVVIGRPVPGSRVYVLDARLRTVPTGVTGEVYIAGASLARGYIGRPALSAERFVADPYGPPGSRMYRTGDLARVDARGRMHYLGRSDSQVKLRGIRIELGEIEALLAGHPDVAVAAATVRGGTDTGTSTEQRLIAYVVPREGTAPTDEALRAHLAERLPGYMLPENYVRLDALPLNRSGKIDRSRLPEPTAQRPESSRPYVAARTATERRVARVWASVLTRDQVGVHDNFFDSGGNSVRLLRVLDALREAADGGQEHGAPDLTLVDLFRHPTVASLAAHLDGTHAATPAPALDRASDEPPATAPQEAPAPATAAERRGSDRRARQTAAAQRLRSRKGTSR; from the coding sequence GTGGACACACCACACCCGGCCGACCAGGCGGACCCGGCGCACCCGGTGGACCAGGCGGACCCGGCTCAGCCCGTCGAGGAGTACGAGTTCCCCGTCTCCGACGCCCAGAGCCGCCTGCTGGTCCTGGACCGCATGAACCCCGGCACCGCCCAGTACAACGTGCCCGCCGCCTTCGCCGTGCACGGCCCCTTCGACCTCGGCGCGCTCACCGGCGCGCTGGAGGCCGTGGTGGCCCGCCACGAAGCCCTGCGCACGGTCTTCCGCACCGCGGCGGACGGCTCCCAGACGCAGATCGTCGCCGCCACGGGCCGCGCGCACCTCACGGTCGAGAAGGACGTACGCGCGCACGAGGTGGACGACCGGATGCGGGCGGACGGGGCGCGCCCCTTCGACCTGGCGACGGGGCCGCTGCTGCGCTGCACGGTGTACGCCGTCGACGACGGCAGCCACCGCGTGCTGCTCGTGGCCCACCACCTGATCTGCGACGGCTGGTCCCTCGGCGTCATCCTGCGGGACCTGTCCACGGCGTACGAGAACGAATCCGGCGGCGACGACCCGATCCGGCCTCTCCGCCCGCTCCCCGAACTCCCCCTCCAATACCCGGACTTCGCCGCGTGGCAGCGCGAACGCCAGGCGGCGGGCGCCTATGCCGAAGCCGTCGCCCACTGGGCCGGGCGCCTGCGCGGCGCCCCCGAGGTGGTCTCCCTGCCCCTCGACCGCCCGCGCCCGGCGGTACGTTCGGCGGCGGGCGCCGAAGAACGCTTCCTGGTGGACGCCGGACTCCACGCCCGCCTGGGGGAGGCGGCGCGCGCCCGTGGCGCCACGCCCTTCATGGCGCTGTTCGCCGCGTACGTCGCGTTCCTGGGACGCCTCTCGGGCCGCGACGACCTCGTCATCGGCTTCCCGGTGTCCGGGCGCGACCGGCCCGAACTCCAGGAGATGGTCGGCATGCTGACCAACACCCTGGCGCTGCGCGTCGACCTGTCCGGCGACCCCTCCTACGGCGAACTGATCGGCCGCATCCGCGCGGAACTGCTGGCCGGCCAGCCGTACCAGGACGCCCCGTTCGAGACGGTCGTGAACACCCTCGCCCCGGCCCGCGACACGAGCCACGACCCCGTGGTGCAGCTGGTCTTCGCCTACGACGACGACACGGAACTCTCCCTCGCGCTCAAGGGGGCCCGCGTCGAGCGCGTCGAACTCGCCCTGGACATCGCGAAGTTCGACTTCCACCTGCACGTCGAGCGCTGGACGGACGGCCTCGCCGCCCACTTCATCTACCGCACCGCCCTCTTCGAGGCCGCAACCGTCCGCGCCTGGGTGCGGAACTTCCAGGCGCTCCTGGACGCCGCCCTCGCCCACCCCGACGCCCCTCTCTCCACCCTCGACACCGTCCCGCCACAGGAGCGCCGCCGCGCCCTCGCGGCCGCCGACCGCACGGCCGAGGCGGCGCCCACCGACCGCCTGGTGCCCGACCTGATCGCGGACGTCGCGGCCGCCCGGCCCGACGCCACCGCCCTCGTCTGCGGCGACGTCCGGCTCAGCTACCGCGAACTCCTCGACCGGGCGGACGCGTTGGCGGCACGGCTGCGCGCCGCGGGAGTGCGCCCCGGCTTCCGGGCCGGCCTGCTGCTGCCCCGCTCGGCCGAGATGGGCATCGCGGCGCTCGCGGTGCTGCGCGCGGGCGGCGCGTACGTACCCCTCGACCAGGCCCACCCGCACGCCCGCCTCACCCACATGGTCGAGACGTCCGGTACGGGACTGCTCATCACGGCGGCGGAGACCGTGGCGCAGGGGGAGCGGCTCGGCGTCCCCTGCCTGCGCGCCGACGTCCCGGAGAACACCGGTCCCACCCCGCCACCGCCGGCCACGGGCCCCACGCCCCAGGACCTCGCCTACGTCCTGTTCACCTCCGGCTCCACCGGCGTTCCGAAGGGCGTCGCCGTGGAGCACCGGGCACTGCTCAACCTGACCCGGGCCGTGCGCCCCGCGTTCCCCGTCACCGTCGACGACCGCGTCCTGCAATTCGTGTCGTTCGGCTTCGACGTCGCCGTGTCCGACCTGTTCTTCCCCTGGATCGTGGGCGCCGAGCTGCACATCGCCCGCGATGACGAACGCCTCGGCGAGGCCCTGTACGCCCGTCTGCGGGACTCCCGCATCACCTACGTGGCCCTGCCGCCCTCCGCCGCGATGCTGCTGCCCGACCTCCCCGACAGCGAGGGACGGCTGCCCCATCTGCGTACGCTCGTCGTCGGCGGCGAACCCTGCCCCGCCGAACTGGTCGAGCGGCTCAGCGGGCCCGGCCGCCGCATCGTCAACGCGTACGGCCCGAGCGAGGCCACCGTCTACGCCACCACCGCCGACCTCGAACCCGGCGAACCCGTCGTCATCGGCCGCCCCGTACCGGGCTCCCGCGTATACGTCCTCGACGCCCGCCTGCGCACGGTCCCCACCGGCGTCACCGGCGAGGTCTACATCGCGGGCGCCTCGCTGGCCCGCGGCTACATCGGCCGCCCGGCCCTGTCCGCCGAACGGTTCGTCGCCGACCCGTACGGCCCGCCCGGCTCCCGCATGTACCGCACCGGCGACCTCGCCCGCGTGGACGCGCGCGGCCGGATGCACTACCTCGGCCGCTCCGACTCCCAGGTCAAACTCCGCGGCATCCGCATCGAACTCGGTGAGATCGAGGCCCTGTTGGCGGGACACCCCGACGTCGCGGTCGCGGCGGCCACCGTCCGCGGCGGCACGGACACGGGGACCAGCACAGAGCAGCGCCTCATCGCGTACGTCGTGCCCCGCGAGGGCACCGCCCCCACCGACGAAGCCCTCCGCGCCCACCTCGCCGAACGCCTCCCCGGCTACATGCTCCCGGAAAACTACGTCCGCCTCGACGCACTGCCGCTCAACCGCTCCGGGAAGATCGACCGGTCCCGGCTGCCCGAACCGACCGCGCAGCGGCCCGAGTCGAGCCGCCCGTACGTCGCCGCGCGCACCGCGACCGAACGGCGCGTGGCGCGGGTGTGGGCGAGCGTGCTGACCCGGGACCAGGTCGGCGTCCACGACAACTTCTTCGACTCGGGCGGCAATTCGGTGCGGCTGCTGCGGGTCCTGGACGCCCTGCGCGAAGCGGCGGACGGTGGCCAGGAGCACGGGGCGCCCGACCTCACGCTGGTCGACCTGTTCCGCCACCCCACCGTCGCCTCGCTCGCCGCACACCTCGACGGGACGCACGCCGCGACTCCCGCCCCGGCCCTCGACCGGGCCTCGGACGAACCGCCCGCCACGGCGCCGCAGGAAGCCCCCGCCCCCGCCACCGCGGCCGAGCGCCGGGGCAGCGACCGCCGCGCACGACAGACCGCCGCCGCACAACGGCTCCGCTCCAGAAAGGGCACGTCACGATGA
- a CDS encoding type I polyketide synthase, with amino-acid sequence MTEPAPRASDADATPEPDTAAFGPDADSAIAIVGMSGRFPGAPDLDTYWANLRDGVCSITDFTRAELLADGTDPADLSRPEHVPAKGYLADADRFDTEMFGFNRTEAATLDPQHRLLLETAWAALEDAGQDPLAVPTRTGVYVGGSPTEHMLAAHTDRRLAASLGAMQTRILTDREFLAPWISYRLGLEGPSLTVQTACSTSLTAVHLAAQALLLGECDTALAGGVSVDTVRRQGYVHYEGGIFAPDGRCRPFDERAGGTVPGNGVGVVVLRRLSDALADGDPIRAVLRGSALTNDGATKVGFTAPGVEQQTAAIVEAWSAAGLAPSAAQYVETHGTATELGDRIELAAATEAFAAETDTPGTGDRPRIGIGSVKSNIGHLDAAAGVASLIKTVLMLEHATLAPTVNLSRPHPELRLDASPFHVVDRPAPWPRPAEGPRRAGVSSLGIGGTNVHVVLEQAPDRPRPPAPADRHAANPTNLTNAATRAAPVTEILPLSARTETALTALAAKLATALRAPGAPSLADTAHTLRTARTPMAVRAYVLASDRAEAADRLTALAEGRPWTGQEEGPDTDGPRELGELWLKGDSVPWPKSRDGARRVSLPTYPFEGETFGALTLPTATAAPGAEGTTEPIGTGTRPDDLTPAVSAILAEALGLDENAPIAPETTYFSAGGDSLTAVHLVGRLRDDLGIDVPITLFLEELTLQELAVRIVEAKEPDAAEDSLDALLAEFEAEE; translated from the coding sequence ATGACCGAGCCAGCACCCCGGGCCTCCGACGCCGACGCCACCCCCGAGCCCGACACGGCCGCGTTCGGGCCCGACGCCGACTCGGCGATCGCGATCGTCGGCATGAGCGGGCGGTTCCCCGGCGCCCCCGACCTGGACACCTACTGGGCGAACCTCCGCGACGGCGTCTGCTCCATCACCGACTTCACACGGGCCGAGCTGCTGGCCGACGGCACGGACCCGGCCGACCTGAGCCGCCCCGAACACGTGCCCGCCAAGGGGTACCTGGCCGACGCCGACCGCTTCGACACCGAGATGTTCGGCTTCAACCGCACCGAGGCCGCCACCCTCGACCCGCAGCACCGCCTCCTCCTGGAGACCGCCTGGGCCGCCCTGGAGGACGCGGGCCAGGACCCGCTCGCCGTGCCCACCCGCACCGGCGTGTACGTGGGCGGCAGCCCCACCGAGCACATGCTGGCCGCCCACACCGACCGCCGCCTGGCCGCCTCCCTCGGCGCGATGCAGACCCGCATCCTCACCGACCGGGAGTTCCTCGCCCCCTGGATCTCCTACCGCCTCGGCCTCGAAGGCCCCAGTCTGACCGTGCAGACGGCCTGCTCGACCTCGCTGACCGCCGTGCACCTCGCCGCCCAGGCGCTGCTCCTCGGCGAGTGCGACACCGCGCTCGCGGGCGGCGTCAGCGTCGACACCGTACGCAGGCAGGGATACGTCCACTACGAGGGCGGCATCTTCGCGCCCGACGGCCGCTGCCGCCCCTTCGACGAGCGGGCGGGCGGCACCGTGCCCGGCAACGGCGTGGGCGTCGTCGTGCTGCGCCGCCTGTCCGACGCGCTCGCCGACGGCGACCCGATCCGCGCGGTGCTGCGCGGCAGCGCCCTGACCAACGACGGAGCCACGAAGGTCGGTTTCACCGCCCCCGGCGTCGAACAGCAGACGGCGGCGATCGTCGAGGCCTGGTCGGCGGCGGGCCTCGCCCCGTCGGCCGCCCAGTACGTGGAGACGCACGGCACGGCCACGGAGCTGGGCGACCGCATCGAACTGGCGGCGGCCACCGAGGCGTTCGCCGCCGAAACGGACACCCCGGGCACCGGCGACCGCCCCCGCATCGGCATCGGCTCCGTCAAGTCGAACATCGGCCACCTGGACGCGGCCGCGGGCGTGGCCTCGCTCATCAAGACGGTGCTGATGCTGGAGCACGCCACCCTGGCGCCCACCGTCAACCTCTCCCGCCCGCACCCCGAACTGCGTCTGGACGCCTCCCCGTTCCACGTCGTCGACCGGCCCGCTCCCTGGCCGCGCCCCGCCGAAGGCCCGCGCCGCGCCGGAGTCAGCTCACTGGGCATCGGCGGTACGAACGTCCACGTCGTCCTGGAACAGGCCCCGGACCGCCCCCGGCCCCCCGCCCCGGCCGACCGCCACGCCGCGAACCCGACGAACCTGACGAACGCGGCGACCCGGGCGGCCCCGGTGACCGAGATCCTCCCCCTCTCGGCCCGCACGGAGACCGCCCTCACCGCGCTCGCGGCGAAGCTGGCGACGGCCCTGCGCGCCCCCGGCGCCCCGTCCCTCGCGGACACCGCGCACACACTGCGCACGGCCCGCACCCCCATGGCCGTACGCGCGTACGTCCTGGCGTCGGACCGGGCGGAGGCGGCCGACCGCCTGACGGCGCTCGCGGAGGGCCGCCCCTGGACGGGCCAGGAGGAGGGCCCCGACACGGACGGCCCGCGTGAGCTGGGTGAGCTGTGGCTGAAGGGTGACTCGGTCCCGTGGCCGAAGTCGCGGGACGGGGCGCGCAGGGTGAGCCTGCCGACGTACCCGTTCGAGGGGGAGACCTTCGGCGCGCTGACGCTCCCGACCGCGACGGCGGCCCCCGGCGCCGAGGGAACCACGGAGCCCATCGGGACCGGTACGAGGCCCGACGACCTCACCCCGGCCGTCTCCGCCATCCTGGCCGAGGCCCTGGGCCTGGACGAGAACGCCCCCATAGCCCCGGAGACGACGTACTTCTCGGCGGGCGGCGACTCACTGACGGCCGTCCACCTGGTCGGCCGGCTGCGGGACGACCTCGGCATCGACGTACCGATCACCCTGTTCCTGGAGGAACTGACCCTCCAGGAACTGGCGGTACGCATCGTCGAGGCGAAGGAGCCGGACGCCGCGGAGGACTCGCTGGACGCGCTCCTGGCGGAGTTCGAGGCGGAGGAGTAG
- a CDS encoding thioesterase II family protein — MGDWIRCCHPAPDAGVRLLCFPHAGGSVSAYHALSGAVTGIVEPLIVQYPGRQDRYGEPFAAGADEIVDAVLGELDSGVGSAPLALFGHSMGATVAFEAARRLEAQGRPPVALFLSGRRAPSLPRRTGAMRPVREMSDAELVEEMRKLSGTADELLASPELLSLFLPSMRADYQIVDDYVYRPGEPLSCPVTVLTGDSDPRVGVEDARAWQREVRGAFSCHVLTGGHFFLNDHLPYVADVIASSLPDPIGRR; from the coding sequence GTGGGCGACTGGATACGTTGCTGCCACCCCGCTCCCGACGCCGGGGTCCGTCTGCTCTGCTTCCCGCACGCGGGGGGTTCCGTCAGCGCGTATCACGCGTTGTCCGGGGCGGTCACGGGGATCGTGGAGCCGCTGATCGTGCAGTACCCGGGGCGTCAGGACCGGTACGGCGAGCCGTTCGCCGCGGGGGCGGACGAGATCGTCGATGCCGTGCTGGGTGAGCTGGACTCGGGGGTCGGTTCCGCGCCTCTCGCTCTGTTCGGGCACAGCATGGGCGCCACCGTGGCGTTCGAGGCCGCGCGGCGGCTTGAGGCACAGGGGCGGCCTCCCGTGGCGCTCTTCCTGTCGGGCCGACGGGCGCCCTCGCTGCCGCGCCGGACCGGGGCGATGCGGCCGGTGCGCGAGATGTCCGACGCCGAACTCGTCGAGGAGATGCGGAAGTTGTCCGGCACCGCCGACGAACTCCTCGCCTCCCCCGAACTGCTCTCGCTCTTCCTGCCGTCGATGCGCGCCGACTACCAGATCGTCGACGACTACGTGTACCGCCCCGGGGAGCCGCTGAGCTGCCCGGTCACCGTCCTCACGGGCGACAGCGACCCCCGCGTCGGCGTGGAGGACGCCCGGGCCTGGCAGCGCGAGGTGCGGGGCGCCTTCTCCTGCCACGTCCTGACCGGGGGGCACTTCTTCCTCAACGACCATCTGCCGTACGTCGCCGACGTCATCGCCTCCTCTCTTCCCGATCCGATCGGGAGGCGATGA
- a CDS encoding SRPBCC family protein: MASSLLEAVDIKAPVAVSWALWENVERWPSFLSHVKHVQRIDGKTFAWQVALPGADKSFVAELTEVVPQDRIAWHTTEGVHHAGVVTFHHLSATESRVTLQIEYDPQGFIEHLGALTNLDATLANYDLGEFKKMAERTVSEGTGD, translated from the coding sequence ATGGCCTCCTCGCTGCTCGAAGCCGTAGACATCAAGGCGCCGGTCGCCGTGAGCTGGGCGCTGTGGGAGAACGTCGAGCGCTGGCCGTCCTTCCTCAGCCACGTCAAACACGTCCAGCGCATCGACGGCAAGACCTTCGCCTGGCAGGTCGCCCTCCCCGGCGCGGACAAGAGCTTCGTGGCCGAACTCACCGAAGTGGTCCCGCAGGACCGCATCGCCTGGCACACCACGGAGGGCGTCCACCACGCGGGCGTGGTCACCTTCCACCACCTGAGCGCCACGGAGAGCCGGGTAACCCTCCAGATCGAGTACGACCCCCAGGGGTTCATAGAACACCTGGGGGCCCTCACCAACCTCGACGCCACCCTGGCCAACTACGACTTGGGCGAATTCAAGAAGATGGCGGAACGAACGGTCTCCGAAGGCACCGGGGACTAG